A single region of the bacterium genome encodes:
- a CDS encoding ABC transporter permease: MTFKYSFITALNGLRANKSRSALTILGIVIGITAIILIMAIGQGGQDLILNQIRGMGSATIVIQPGREPKGPSDFASFFSDSLKERDFKALKDKNNVPSVAEVMPEVMTTATFSYQGETKQATVIGASDLLADILDIYPTEGAFFTEEDINARASLVVIGSEIKKDLFGMSEAVGQKLRIKNRDFKVVGVLPARGQASMLNLDEMAVIPYTTAQEYLLGTSYYHEIALKAVSEEAVPRAVEEIKATMREMHNITDFEKDDFHVHTQADLVQRVSVVTDVLTALLLSVATISLIVGGIGIMNIMLVSVTERTREIGLRKAVGATEKDILRQFLLEAVLLTAIGGIIGILAGAVFSFLVSLVLSKVVGLDWSFTFPLSAALAGLIVSAVVGLAFGLYPAKRAAAKNPIEALRYE; encoded by the coding sequence ATGACTTTTAAGTACAGTTTCATCACCGCCCTGAACGGCTTGAGAGCGAATAAATCGCGCTCGGCTTTAACTATCTTGGGCATAGTTATCGGCATTACCGCCATCATCTTGATTATGGCTATCGGCCAGGGCGGCCAGGATTTGATTTTAAACCAGATCAGAGGAATGGGGTCGGCAACGATCGTCATCCAGCCGGGGCGGGAGCCGAAAGGCCCTTCTGATTTTGCTTCGTTCTTTTCGGATTCCCTGAAAGAAAGGGATTTTAAGGCCCTGAAAGACAAAAATAATGTTCCGAGCGTAGCCGAAGTCATGCCCGAAGTCATGACAACCGCCACTTTCAGCTACCAAGGAGAGACGAAGCAGGCGACCGTAATCGGCGCCTCCGACCTCCTGGCGGATATTCTCGACATCTATCCGACAGAAGGGGCTTTTTTCACTGAAGAAGATATTAATGCCAGAGCCAGCCTGGTGGTTATCGGGTCTGAAATCAAAAAGGATCTTTTTGGGATGTCTGAAGCCGTCGGCCAGAAACTGAGAATAAAGAACCGCGATTTCAAAGTGGTTGGCGTTCTCCCGGCCAGAGGCCAGGCTTCGATGCTAAATCTTGACGAGATGGCGGTCATTCCCTATACGACCGCTCAGGAGTATTTATTGGGAACCAGTTATTATCACGAGATTGCCCTGAAAGCCGTTTCTGAAGAAGCGGTTCCCCGGGCGGTTGAAGAAATCAAGGCGACGATGAGGGAGATGCACAACATCACCGATTTTGAAAAAGACGATTTCCATGTCCATACTCAGGCGGATTTGGTCCAAAGAGTCAGCGTTGTCACCGACGTCCTGACGGCTTTGCTTCTTTCGGTAGCGACCATTTCTTTGATTGTCGGAGGCATCGGCATCATGAATATCATGCTGGTGTCGGTGACCGAAAGAACCAGAGAGATCGGTTTGAGGAAAGCGGTCGGGGCTACCGAAAAAGACATCTTAAGGCAGTTCCTTTTGGAAGCGGTTCTGCTGACAGCCATTGGCGGCATCATCGGCATCCTGGCCGGAGCGGTTTTTTCGTTCCTAGTTTCTTTGGTTTTAAGCAAGGTCGTCGGCTTGGACTGGAGCTTTACTTTTCCTCTTTCAGCCGCCCTTGCCGGCTTAATCGTTTCCGCTGTCGTCGGCCTAGCCTTTGGGCTTTATCCGGCCAAGAGAGCTGCGGCTAAAAACCCGATCGAGGCTTTGAGATACGAATAA
- a CDS encoding ABC transporter ATP-binding protein, whose translation MTLIEIKNLNKTYITDDVKTEVLKDISLSIEKGEFVAIMGPSGSGKSTLLHILGFLDKPTRGHYSFEGRTSDDYSESELAQIRNKKMGFVFQAFNLLARTTILENTKLPLYYSEIKESLWEEMALKAIGEVGLSYRQSYRPSQISGGEQQRAAIARALVLGPQVIFADEPTGNLDTKSGQQVMAILKNLNQEKSHTIILVTHEPDIASFAKRIIYLKDGRIESDQASI comes from the coding sequence ATGACTCTTATTGAAATAAAAAACTTAAATAAAACCTATATTACCGATGATGTCAAAACAGAAGTTTTAAAAGACATCAGCCTTTCAATTGAAAAAGGGGAGTTCGTCGCCATTATGGGGCCTTCAGGGTCGGGCAAATCGACTCTGCTCCATATCCTCGGCTTTTTGGACAAGCCGACGAGAGGACATTATTCTTTTGAAGGCAGGACATCCGACGATTATTCAGAAAGTGAGCTGGCCCAAATCAGGAACAAGAAAATGGGTTTTGTTTTCCAGGCTTTTAATCTTCTAGCCAGAACTACGATTCTGGAGAATACCAAGCTTCCTTTGTACTATTCCGAAATCAAGGAATCTTTATGGGAGGAAATGGCTTTAAAAGCGATCGGCGAGGTCGGCCTTTCCTACCGCCAGAGCTACCGGCCGTCACAGATATCCGGCGGAGAGCAGCAGAGGGCTGCCATTGCCAGGGCTTTGGTTTTAGGGCCTCAGGTGATTTTTGCCGATGAACCCACCGGAAATCTCGACACAAAATCAGGTCAGCAGGTGATGGCTATTCTCAAAAATCTCAACCAGGAAAAAAGCCACACCATCATTCTCGTTACCCACGAACCAGACATAGCCAGCTTTGCCAAAAGAATCATCTATTTGAAGGACGGCAGAATAGAAAGCGACCAAGCAAGTATTTAA
- a CDS encoding DMT family transporter has translation MDKNKALGIISLVFAAFLWSLWGVFSRLLGLGFGIFYQAFSRGLILFLILFACLLLTRSWKRILPTDYKWFLGMSLSELLSVVCFFVAINYLAIGLTLFVFYAASTLGGYFLGSVLFQERLTRIKIISLLISFAGLFVIFSATLEQTNPLYLLLSALSGFGFAGWQVFSKKVSSQYSLIQVMAIDNLIFTLASLIFVLAFKETIILPSFSLVWLILILFAFLVLGASFLNIYGFRRLEAQKGSLIMLSEVVFGVFFGWLFYKEFLTIYSLIGGALILFGAALPNINLEKKSK, from the coding sequence ATGGACAAAAACAAAGCCCTCGGCATTATTTCTTTAGTTTTTGCCGCTTTCCTCTGGAGTTTGTGGGGAGTTTTTTCAAGACTACTTGGTCTTGGTTTCGGCATTTTTTACCAAGCGTTTTCCAGGGGCTTGATTCTTTTTTTAATTTTATTCGCATGCCTTCTTTTGACAAGAAGCTGGAAAAGGATTTTGCCGACAGACTATAAATGGTTTTTAGGGATGAGTTTGTCAGAGTTATTATCAGTGGTTTGCTTTTTTGTCGCTATTAACTATCTGGCCATTGGCTTGACCTTATTTGTCTTTTACGCTGCCTCGACCCTCGGCGGCTATTTCTTAGGGTCTGTTCTCTTCCAAGAAAGACTGACGAGAATTAAAATCATTTCTCTTCTGATTTCTTTTGCCGGACTTTTTGTGATATTTTCTGCGACTCTTGAACAAACAAACCCCCTCTATTTATTATTGTCGGCCTTGTCCGGTTTTGGGTTCGCTGGTTGGCAGGTTTTTTCCAAAAAAGTTTCCAGTCAGTATTCCTTGATTCAGGTTATGGCGATAGACAACTTGATTTTTACCCTCGCCAGCTTGATTTTCGTTCTTGCCTTTAAAGAAACAATCATTTTGCCGAGCTTTTCTTTAGTTTGGCTTATACTAATTTTATTCGCTTTTCTGGTTCTCGGCGCTTCTTTTTTAAATATTTATGGTTTCCGTCGCCTCGAGGCGCAAAAGGGCAGCCTGATCATGCTTTCAGAGGTAGTTTTTGGAGTTTTCTTCGGCTGGCTGTTTTACAAAGAATTCCTGACAATCTATTCATTAATCGGCGGGGCCCTGATTCTTTTTGGAGCCGCTTTGCCGAACATTAATTTAGAAAAGAAAAGCAAATGA